The following coding sequences lie in one Arthrobacter sp. PGP41 genomic window:
- a CDS encoding S8 family serine peptidase, translating into MHHFIPRATPQLRRAASAVLALLLAACCLGTGLFAAPAAHADEWRDKQYWLPESGITKAWEVSKGAGVKVAIIDSGIDAQHPDLKGAVSGGYDASGSGQPDGQKSVGVKPEHGTLVATMLAGRGHQPASASPSPAPGPAGLPPEGIVGVAPEAELLSVSTWLGSTNPSGKSDQDQIPEAVRWAVDNGAKVINISLGSTTPQWPQSWDAAFLYAEQKDVVIVAAAGNRVGGNVQVGAPATIPGVLTVAGLDRKGAASVDASSQGISIGVAAPAENLLGGLPGGGYAEWAGTSGSAPIVSGVAALIRSKWPAMSAEQVINRIVSTAKDAGAPGKDPLYGFGVLDAEAALKDDVPEVTGNPLGSIAEWIRVHRRGNLASPAPLPTTDVPSAVPTLPEATVPAAEAPSKRDSAIGAAVVIGFAVLFVAIIAAAAVQLRRAARNPALLREEVETGAVHRVESRGKPEITGRTPS; encoded by the coding sequence ATGCACCACTTCATTCCACGGGCAACGCCCCAGCTTCGCCGTGCCGCCTCGGCGGTGCTTGCCCTGCTCCTGGCTGCCTGCTGCCTGGGTACCGGCCTTTTCGCCGCTCCCGCAGCGCACGCGGACGAATGGCGGGACAAGCAGTACTGGCTTCCTGAGTCCGGCATCACCAAGGCCTGGGAAGTTTCCAAGGGCGCCGGGGTAAAGGTGGCCATCATCGACAGCGGCATTGACGCGCAGCACCCGGACCTCAAGGGCGCCGTGAGCGGCGGCTACGACGCCTCCGGCTCGGGCCAACCGGACGGACAGAAAAGCGTAGGCGTGAAGCCGGAACACGGCACGCTGGTGGCCACCATGCTTGCCGGACGCGGACACCAGCCGGCCAGCGCCAGCCCCAGCCCGGCCCCCGGGCCCGCCGGCCTGCCTCCGGAGGGAATCGTAGGCGTGGCGCCCGAGGCCGAGCTTCTCTCGGTCTCCACCTGGCTGGGCTCCACCAACCCCTCGGGCAAGAGCGACCAGGACCAGATCCCGGAAGCAGTCCGCTGGGCCGTGGACAACGGAGCTAAGGTCATCAACATCTCGCTCGGCAGCACTACTCCGCAATGGCCCCAGAGCTGGGATGCGGCGTTCCTCTATGCCGAACAGAAGGACGTGGTCATCGTTGCGGCTGCCGGAAACCGGGTGGGCGGCAACGTCCAGGTGGGGGCTCCGGCCACCATCCCCGGAGTCCTCACGGTCGCCGGCCTGGACCGCAAAGGCGCGGCCAGCGTTGACGCCTCCTCCCAGGGCATCAGTATCGGCGTGGCCGCCCCGGCGGAGAACCTGCTGGGCGGTCTTCCGGGCGGCGGCTACGCCGAATGGGCCGGAACGTCCGGCAGCGCCCCCATCGTTTCCGGCGTGGCGGCACTGATCCGCTCCAAATGGCCGGCCATGAGCGCCGAGCAGGTGATCAACAGAATTGTGTCCACGGCCAAGGATGCCGGGGCGCCGGGCAAGGATCCGCTGTACGGCTTCGGCGTGCTGGACGCCGAGGCGGCGCTGAAGGACGATGTCCCGGAAGTCACCGGAAACCCGCTGGGGTCCATCGCCGAATGGATCCGGGTCCACCGCAGGGGAAACCTGGCTTCTCCCGCGCCGCTGCCCACCACCGACGTTCCCAGCGCAGTCCCTACGCTGCCGGAAGCTACGGTGCCTGCGGCTGAGGCGCCCTCGAAGCGTGACAGCGCCATCGGCGCCGCCGTCGTCATTGGGTTTGCCGTGCTGTTCGTGGCGATCATCGCGGCCGCCGCGGTCCAGCTGCGCCGGGCCGCCAGGAATCCCGCCCTGCTCCGTGAAGAAGTGGAAACGGGAGCTGTCCACAGGGTGGAATCCCGCGGAAAACCCGAGATTACGGGCCGGACTCCCAGTTAG
- a CDS encoding helix-turn-helix domain-containing protein — protein sequence MTKPTKQSYSFEFKLALVERFLAGETAPDLAAEAGLSSPVLLRTWVRAYRLEGPDSLRPKPKGRPRKPDTPPVEPSELERLRRENERLRAEVAYLGKLRALRAQEQR from the coding sequence GTGACCAAGCCGACAAAACAGTCATACTCTTTCGAATTCAAGCTCGCTTTGGTCGAACGGTTCCTCGCCGGCGAGACTGCCCCTGATTTGGCAGCAGAAGCTGGCCTGTCCTCTCCGGTCCTACTGAGAACGTGGGTGCGCGCCTACCGTCTTGAGGGCCCGGACTCCTTGCGACCAAAACCAAAAGGCCGACCTCGGAAGCCCGACACCCCGCCCGTTGAACCATCCGAGCTGGAGCGGCTGCGCCGTGAGAACGAGCGTTTGCGGGCAGAAGTGGCCTATCTGGGAAAATTGCGGGCCTTGAGGGCTCAAGAACAACGGTGA
- a CDS encoding ABC transporter substrate-binding protein, whose amino-acid sequence MTLFPQAGTRVAKLTALGIGVAFMATACGGSSTPTATETSATGSAAGIACPAAEGGGGAAASQPAETPSVPPSTATTETPLRIGSLLPTTGSLAFLGPPEIAGVNLGIEEVNKAGGVLGKPVEVIHRDSGDTKTDIATQSTSALLGQGVSAIIGAASSGVSKTVINQITGAGVIQFSPANTSPDFTTWDDKGLYWRTAPSDVLQGKVLGNYMATCGAQTVGMIVLNDAYGTGLAKNIKSAFESAGGQVVAEELFNEGDTQFSSQVDKVIAAKPDAIALITFDQAKSIVPLMTGKGVKPTQMFLVDGNTSDYSKDFQAGTLKGARGTIPGTFAQENFKKKLLAIDPALKDYSYAGESYDAVNLIALAAESAKSTKGVDIAAKLKEVSEGGEKCTSYAACVKLIREGKNADYDGQSGPVTFSDAGDPTEAYIGIYEYQDDNKYKAVKEEFGKL is encoded by the coding sequence ATGACTTTATTCCCCCAGGCGGGAACCCGCGTTGCCAAGCTGACAGCGCTTGGCATCGGCGTTGCCTTCATGGCAACGGCATGCGGCGGTTCGTCCACACCCACGGCAACCGAAACTTCCGCCACCGGATCTGCGGCAGGAATCGCGTGTCCGGCAGCTGAGGGCGGCGGAGGAGCGGCCGCCAGCCAGCCTGCCGAGACCCCTTCGGTGCCGCCGTCAACCGCCACTACTGAAACCCCGCTGCGGATCGGCTCGCTGCTTCCCACCACCGGCTCGCTGGCCTTCCTCGGCCCGCCCGAAATCGCCGGCGTCAACCTTGGCATCGAGGAAGTCAACAAGGCGGGCGGCGTCCTTGGCAAGCCGGTCGAAGTAATCCACCGCGACTCCGGTGACACCAAGACCGATATTGCCACGCAGTCCACGTCCGCATTGCTGGGCCAGGGCGTGAGTGCCATTATCGGTGCAGCGTCCTCGGGCGTGTCCAAGACGGTCATCAACCAGATCACCGGTGCGGGCGTTATCCAGTTCTCACCGGCCAACACGTCACCGGACTTCACCACCTGGGATGACAAGGGCCTGTACTGGCGTACTGCGCCTTCCGACGTTCTCCAGGGCAAGGTGCTTGGCAACTACATGGCTACCTGCGGCGCGCAGACCGTGGGCATGATCGTCCTGAATGACGCGTATGGAACCGGGCTGGCCAAGAACATCAAATCGGCCTTTGAATCGGCTGGCGGCCAGGTTGTGGCGGAGGAGCTCTTCAATGAGGGCGATACCCAGTTCAGCAGCCAGGTGGACAAGGTCATTGCCGCCAAGCCCGATGCCATCGCCCTGATCACCTTTGACCAGGCCAAGAGCATCGTCCCGCTGATGACGGGCAAGGGTGTCAAGCCCACCCAGATGTTCCTGGTGGACGGCAACACCTCCGACTACAGCAAGGACTTCCAGGCGGGCACCCTGAAGGGCGCGCGGGGCACCATCCCGGGCACCTTCGCCCAGGAGAACTTCAAGAAGAAGTTGCTGGCCATCGACCCCGCCCTGAAGGACTACAGCTACGCCGGTGAGTCCTACGATGCCGTCAACCTGATCGCGCTGGCAGCCGAGTCGGCGAAGAGCACCAAGGGCGTGGATATTGCAGCCAAGCTCAAGGAAGTCTCTGAAGGCGGCGAGAAGTGCACCTCCTACGCCGCCTGCGTCAAGCTGATCCGTGAGGGTAAAAACGCGGACTATGACGGACAGTCCGGCCCGGTGACCTTCTCGGACGCCGGCGACCCGACCGAAGCCTACATCGGCATCTACGAGTACCAAGACGACAACAAGTACAAAGCAGTCAAGGAAGAGTTCGGCAAGCTCTAA
- a CDS encoding ABC transporter ATP-binding protein, which translates to MSMHSEEPTPAGPGELDYMTDTRPIAAGEVGPGCKKRDPIVVAENVTRSFGGINAVDVEYLEIPRHKITALIGPNGAGKTTLFNLLTGFDTPNTGKWQFEGKSLAGVSPYKVARMGMVRTFQLTKVMGKLTVMENMRLGAANQPGERLSKALFKGIWGGREKQITGEANVLLEKFKLDAKKDDYAASLSGGQRKLLEMARSLMVRPKLVMLDEPMAGVNPALTQSLLDHIKNLKAEGMTVLFVEHDMHMVRHIADWVVVMAEGKVVAEGPPGEVMKNPAVIDAYLGAHHDVDLGDSEGLKELAAELVADEESIVGTENAGIISLDIVAKEADEDRPDRTRGRHGSTDTGSTEKDSQ; encoded by the coding sequence ATGAGCATGCACAGCGAAGAACCAACACCGGCCGGTCCGGGCGAGTTGGACTACATGACCGACACCCGACCCATCGCGGCCGGAGAAGTGGGGCCCGGCTGCAAAAAGCGCGACCCCATCGTGGTGGCAGAGAACGTGACCCGCAGCTTCGGAGGCATCAATGCGGTGGACGTCGAATACCTCGAAATCCCCCGCCACAAGATCACGGCGCTCATCGGCCCCAACGGCGCGGGCAAGACCACCCTCTTCAACCTGCTCACCGGCTTTGATACACCCAATACCGGAAAGTGGCAGTTCGAAGGCAAGAGCCTCGCCGGAGTGTCTCCCTACAAGGTGGCGCGGATGGGCATGGTGCGCACTTTCCAGCTCACCAAGGTCATGGGCAAGCTGACCGTGATGGAGAACATGCGCCTCGGCGCGGCAAACCAGCCCGGCGAGCGGCTGTCCAAGGCGCTGTTCAAGGGCATCTGGGGCGGCCGGGAAAAACAGATCACCGGCGAAGCCAACGTGCTGCTGGAGAAGTTCAAGCTCGACGCCAAAAAGGACGACTACGCGGCGTCGCTGTCCGGCGGCCAGCGCAAGCTCCTGGAGATGGCCCGGTCCCTCATGGTGCGGCCCAAGCTGGTGATGCTTGACGAACCCATGGCAGGCGTCAACCCGGCCCTGACCCAGTCGCTGCTGGACCACATCAAGAACCTCAAAGCCGAAGGCATGACCGTCCTCTTCGTGGAACACGACATGCACATGGTCCGCCACATCGCAGACTGGGTGGTGGTCATGGCCGAGGGGAAAGTGGTCGCGGAGGGCCCGCCCGGTGAAGTGATGAAGAACCCTGCGGTCATCGACGCCTACCTTGGTGCACACCACGACGTCGACCTCGGCGACTCCGAAGGCCTCAAGGAGCTCGCAGCTGAACTTGTGGCGGACGAGGAATCGATCGTCGGAACCGAAAATGCGGGCATTATCTCCCTCGACATTGTGGCCAAGGAGGCGGACGAGGACCGCCCCGACCGGACCCGGGGCCGCCATGGCAGCACGGATACAGGCAGCACAGAGAAGGACAGCCAATGA
- a CDS encoding FtsB family cell division protein, producing MATRRPKVPKVAPSRSAKEASEGADVIRADFGPGKDTRAGHAADAQRAGAQPAGTAAGRPDQPSRKGPGPASRKGSSAAGDKATGDKATPAAPADDEDQQPVPAKAFSGRMLALAVVMIAITIMLAPTVKIFFDKKAEIDALNADIAARQAEGDTLRQQVSRWQDPNYVKQQARDRINMVMPGETGYWVFGSDLPAGETSSQAGTAAQDPADLPWVDSLWESITRAATD from the coding sequence ATGGCTACCCGCCGTCCCAAAGTTCCCAAGGTCGCCCCATCCCGTTCCGCGAAGGAAGCCTCCGAGGGTGCGGACGTCATCCGCGCGGACTTCGGCCCGGGCAAGGACACAAGGGCCGGTCACGCGGCGGATGCACAACGGGCCGGCGCACAGCCGGCCGGCACGGCAGCCGGACGCCCGGACCAGCCTTCCCGCAAGGGGCCTGGACCGGCCAGCCGCAAGGGGAGCAGCGCAGCCGGGGACAAGGCAACCGGGGACAAGGCAACTCCGGCGGCTCCGGCGGACGACGAAGACCAGCAGCCGGTACCGGCCAAGGCATTCTCCGGGCGGATGCTGGCGCTGGCCGTGGTGATGATTGCCATCACCATCATGCTGGCGCCCACGGTGAAGATCTTCTTCGACAAGAAGGCCGAGATCGACGCGCTGAACGCCGATATCGCTGCCCGCCAGGCAGAAGGCGACACCCTGCGGCAGCAGGTCTCCCGGTGGCAGGACCCCAACTACGTGAAGCAGCAGGCCCGCGACCGCATTAACATGGTTATGCCGGGAGAAACCGGCTACTGGGTCTTCGGCAGCGATCTGCCGGCCGGAGAAACCAGCAGCCAGGCCGGTACAGCAGCACAAGACCCCGCCGATCTGCCGTGGGTGGATTCCCTGTGGGAGTCCATCACGCGCGCGGCTACAGACTGA
- a CDS encoding N-acetyltransferase codes for MTGEKNLEALLAGMRPVQRDGEYVYVLWPYGRTMVEGIEAAVREAEGLTVVLPRAVAEKEGLPYDFVGAWITLQVHSALEAVGLTAAVSKALTDARISCNVLAGFHHDHLLVPVADAPRALEVLAELSARSRQSPPSEPVLRDETPEDREAILALTADAFAVSPVTGLPVEGEPVEVRVLRGLFESREYLPGFSVVAVQGVEVVGHVISTRGWVGEHPLLGLGPLGVTPRLQRHGIGSALMKETISRANAAGESGIALLGSPAYYSRFGFVPATSLGVLPPEESWGDYFQLLPLALWPGGVHGTFRYAEPFSLV; via the coding sequence ATGACTGGCGAAAAGAACCTTGAGGCACTGCTGGCCGGGATGCGCCCGGTACAGCGCGACGGCGAATACGTCTACGTGCTGTGGCCCTACGGCAGGACCATGGTGGAGGGCATTGAGGCGGCAGTCCGCGAGGCGGAAGGCCTCACGGTGGTGCTGCCCCGTGCGGTTGCGGAGAAGGAAGGCCTGCCCTACGACTTCGTGGGTGCGTGGATCACCCTCCAGGTGCATTCCGCCCTGGAGGCTGTAGGCCTCACCGCCGCCGTCAGCAAGGCGCTCACCGACGCCAGGATCAGCTGCAACGTCCTCGCCGGCTTCCACCACGACCACCTGCTGGTGCCGGTGGCAGATGCGCCCCGGGCACTTGAGGTCCTTGCCGAACTTTCCGCGCGGAGCCGGCAGTCGCCGCCGTCGGAGCCGGTGCTGCGGGACGAAACGCCGGAGGACCGGGAAGCGATCCTGGCCCTCACGGCTGATGCCTTTGCCGTTTCGCCGGTCACCGGGTTGCCCGTGGAGGGCGAGCCGGTGGAGGTGCGGGTACTCCGCGGGCTTTTCGAGTCCCGTGAGTACTTGCCCGGGTTCAGCGTGGTGGCGGTTCAGGGCGTTGAAGTGGTGGGCCACGTCATCAGCACCCGGGGCTGGGTGGGCGAGCACCCGCTGCTGGGACTGGGCCCCCTTGGGGTCACGCCACGGCTCCAACGGCACGGTATTGGTTCGGCGCTCATGAAGGAGACCATCAGCCGGGCGAACGCTGCCGGGGAGAGCGGCATCGCCCTCCTGGGCAGCCCCGCGTATTACTCCCGGTTTGGTTTCGTCCCGGCCACCTCGCTGGGGGTCCTGCCGCCCGAGGAATCCTGGGGAGACTACTTCCAGCTGCTGCCGCTCGCGCTCTGGCCGGGCGGAGTCCACGGCACCTTCCGGTACGCAGAGCCGTTCTCACTCGTTTGA
- a CDS encoding ABC transporter ATP-binding protein, with amino-acid sequence MSSTSAAPAAHPVIDGDSVVKVTDLVAGYLPGVNILNGCSIEARKGELIGIIGPNGAGKSTLLKAMFGLVKVHSGTVVVRGQDITGLKANKLVTRGVGFVPQTNNVFATLTIEENLQMGMFQRPKDFAERFDFVAGLFPELGKRRAQRAGSLSGGERQMVAMGRALMMDPAVLLLDEPSAGLSPVKQDETFLRVHEINRAGVSVIMVEQNARRCLQICDRAYVLDQGRDAYTGTGRELMKDPKVIQLYLGTLADTVE; translated from the coding sequence ATGAGCAGCACCAGCGCGGCACCAGCCGCACACCCAGTCATTGACGGGGACTCGGTGGTCAAGGTCACCGACCTTGTGGCGGGCTACCTGCCGGGAGTCAATATCCTCAACGGCTGCAGCATCGAGGCCCGCAAAGGCGAACTGATCGGGATCATCGGGCCCAACGGGGCCGGCAAGTCCACCCTTCTGAAAGCAATGTTCGGCCTGGTGAAGGTCCATTCGGGCACGGTGGTGGTCCGTGGCCAGGACATCACCGGGCTGAAGGCGAACAAGCTGGTGACCCGCGGGGTGGGCTTCGTCCCGCAAACCAACAACGTGTTCGCTACGCTGACCATCGAGGAAAACCTGCAGATGGGCATGTTCCAGCGCCCCAAGGATTTCGCCGAACGGTTCGACTTCGTGGCCGGCCTGTTCCCGGAACTTGGCAAGCGGCGCGCGCAGCGGGCCGGCTCGCTGTCCGGCGGTGAACGCCAGATGGTGGCCATGGGCCGCGCACTGATGATGGATCCGGCCGTGCTGCTGCTTGATGAGCCGTCCGCGGGCCTCTCCCCCGTCAAGCAGGACGAGACCTTCCTGCGCGTCCATGAGATCAACCGTGCAGGCGTCTCGGTGATCATGGTGGAACAGAACGCCCGGCGCTGCCTGCAGATCTGCGACCGCGCCTACGTCCTGGACCAGGGCCGGGACGCCTACACCGGCACCGGCCGCGAGCTGATGAAGGATCCCAAAGTCATCCAGCTCTACCTCGGGACGCTGGCCGACACCGTCGAGTAA
- a CDS encoding Ppx/GppA phosphatase family protein — MTRVAAIDCGTNSIRLLIADVERANGTTSLKDVVREMRVVRLGQGVDATGELAPEALERTFAATADYAALIRDHGAARVRFVATSASRDARNRQVFVDGIRDLLGVEPEVISGDEEAALSFAGASSVLPILDGHEVLVVDLGGGSTEFVLGTAAGVTAAKSVDIGCVRLTERHLRDDPPTAQQIADAEADVDAAIARARRDVPLERATAVVGVAGSITTITAHALGLAEYLPDAIHGAELPLETVRAASSGLLEMTRAERAALPYMHPGRVDVIGAGGLVWRRILEQLGELTGGRVATATASEHDILDGIALSIG, encoded by the coding sequence GTGACACGCGTTGCAGCCATTGACTGCGGCACCAACTCCATCCGCCTCCTGATTGCCGACGTTGAACGGGCCAACGGCACCACCTCGCTCAAGGACGTGGTGCGGGAAATGCGCGTGGTGCGGCTGGGCCAGGGGGTGGACGCAACGGGCGAGCTGGCACCGGAGGCGCTGGAGCGCACTTTTGCGGCCACCGCTGACTATGCCGCGCTCATCCGCGACCACGGCGCGGCCAGGGTCCGTTTTGTTGCAACCTCCGCCAGCCGCGACGCACGCAACCGGCAGGTCTTCGTGGACGGGATCCGCGACCTGCTGGGCGTGGAACCCGAAGTGATCTCCGGCGACGAGGAAGCCGCCCTGTCCTTCGCCGGTGCCAGCAGCGTGCTGCCCATCCTGGACGGGCACGAAGTGCTGGTGGTGGATCTGGGCGGCGGCAGCACCGAGTTCGTCCTGGGCACGGCTGCCGGGGTTACCGCCGCGAAGTCCGTGGACATCGGTTGCGTCCGCCTTACTGAACGGCACCTCCGGGACGATCCCCCCACTGCCCAGCAGATAGCGGACGCCGAAGCGGACGTGGACGCCGCCATCGCCCGCGCCCGCCGCGACGTACCGCTGGAACGCGCCACCGCCGTCGTCGGTGTTGCCGGGTCCATCACCACCATCACCGCACACGCGCTCGGACTGGCCGAGTACTTGCCGGATGCAATCCACGGCGCCGAACTGCCCTTGGAAACCGTCCGGGCGGCCTCCAGCGGCCTTCTGGAAATGACCAGGGCGGAGCGGGCCGCGCTGCCCTACATGCACCCGGGGCGGGTCGACGTGATTGGTGCCGGCGGCCTGGTGTGGCGGCGCATCCTGGAACAGTTGGGGGAGCTGACCGGCGGCCGCGTCGCCACAGCTACCGCCAGTGAGCATGACATCCTCGACGGCATCGCCCTGAGCATCGGCTGA
- a CDS encoding NAD(P)/FAD-dependent oxidoreductase, with protein MATTPELQDRPRVLVVGGGYVGLYVALKLQKKIANAGGIVTLVDPLPYMTYQPFLPEVAGGNIEARHAVVSHRKHLQQTELIQGRVTSIDHENRTAVVAPADGGAPFEVPYFDVVLAAGAITRTFPIKGLADKGIGLKTIEEAVALRNKVLERIELASTMTDPAARAKALTFVVVGGGFAGIECITEMEDLARAAVRNNPRVKQEEVRFVLVEAMGRIMPEVTAKQAEWVVEHLRGRGIEVLLNTSLDSAEGTLKLINLPDKSPAQEFEADTLVWTAGVQANPMVRSTDFPLEPRGRVRVLPDLRIAGDEGIIDNAWAAGDVAAVPDLTGKGLPDGTCVPNAQHALRQAKRLAKNLWASRWDKPLKDYKHKNLGAVAGFGEWKGVANINLVGSIGLKGGLAWLAHRGYHGLAMPTFERKFRVILNWVIAFFAGRDTTQLLDLDNPRGAFVAAATPAPRPAAAAAPAPAPEPASVSAGSGSTATAPAAAEAKEAVSAKAK; from the coding sequence ATGGCAACCACCCCAGAGCTCCAGGACCGTCCCAGGGTACTCGTCGTCGGCGGCGGGTACGTCGGCCTGTACGTAGCACTCAAACTGCAGAAGAAGATCGCGAACGCCGGTGGCATCGTCACCCTCGTGGATCCACTGCCCTACATGACCTACCAGCCCTTCCTCCCTGAGGTAGCCGGCGGAAACATCGAGGCCCGCCACGCTGTGGTCTCCCACCGCAAGCACCTCCAGCAGACCGAACTGATCCAGGGCCGCGTTACCTCGATCGACCACGAGAACCGCACCGCGGTTGTGGCTCCCGCCGATGGCGGGGCTCCCTTCGAGGTTCCGTACTTCGACGTCGTCCTGGCGGCCGGCGCCATCACGCGTACGTTCCCCATCAAGGGACTCGCGGACAAGGGCATCGGACTGAAGACCATCGAGGAAGCTGTCGCCCTCCGCAACAAGGTCCTGGAGCGCATCGAACTGGCCTCCACCATGACCGATCCCGCTGCCCGCGCCAAGGCCCTCACCTTCGTGGTGGTCGGCGGCGGCTTTGCCGGCATCGAATGCATCACCGAGATGGAGGACCTTGCCCGGGCCGCCGTCCGGAACAACCCGCGCGTCAAGCAGGAGGAAGTCCGCTTCGTCCTGGTTGAAGCCATGGGCCGGATCATGCCCGAGGTCACCGCCAAGCAGGCCGAATGGGTTGTGGAGCACCTTCGCGGCCGCGGCATCGAGGTGCTCCTGAACACCTCGCTGGACAGCGCCGAGGGCACCCTTAAGCTCATCAACCTTCCGGACAAGTCCCCGGCGCAGGAGTTCGAAGCGGACACCCTCGTGTGGACCGCCGGCGTGCAGGCCAACCCCATGGTCCGCTCCACCGACTTCCCGCTCGAGCCCCGCGGCCGCGTCCGCGTCCTGCCGGACCTCCGCATCGCCGGTGACGAAGGCATTATCGACAACGCCTGGGCCGCCGGCGATGTCGCGGCTGTTCCGGACCTCACCGGCAAGGGCCTCCCGGACGGTACCTGCGTCCCCAACGCCCAGCACGCCCTCCGCCAGGCCAAGCGCCTCGCCAAGAACCTGTGGGCTTCGCGCTGGGACAAGCCGCTCAAGGACTACAAGCACAAGAACCTTGGTGCTGTAGCCGGCTTCGGTGAGTGGAAGGGCGTCGCCAACATCAACCTGGTTGGCAGCATCGGCCTCAAGGGCGGCCTCGCGTGGCTTGCACACCGCGGCTACCACGGCCTCGCCATGCCCACGTTCGAGCGCAAGTTCCGCGTGATCCTGAACTGGGTTATCGCCTTCTTTGCCGGCCGCGATACCACTCAGCTGCTGGACCTGGACAACCCGCGCGGCGCCTTCGTGGCAGCAGCCACTCCGGCACCCAGGCCGGCGGCTGCGGCGGCTCCGGCGCCCGCCCCTGAGCCCGCCTCCGTGTCCGCAGGGTCCGGTTCCACGGCGACGGCACCAGCCGCTGCCGAAGCCAAGGAAGCGGTTTCGGCCAAGGCCAAATAG
- a CDS encoding IS3 family transposase has product MKVQALTALKADFPLPVLLQVSGLARSTFFYHQSRLQAPDPQEALKATVTEIFTTNHGRYGHRRVHTELLKQGWILAKKTVLKLMRTLGLACKVRRRKRYNSYQGEQGTAAPNLLNREFEATAPNQKWVTDVTEFSVGDRKLYFSPVMDLFDRQIVAHSISPSPNLALTNSSLKQALACLEPGQHPVVHSDQGFQYRHASWKSLLKDAGAVQSMSRKGNCYDNAVMENFFGHLKEEMFHHVRFISTDALTANLNEYIRWYNNDRISTKLEGLSPVQHRAQALAA; this is encoded by the coding sequence GTGAAGGTCCAGGCCCTGACTGCCCTCAAGGCTGACTTCCCGCTTCCTGTTCTGCTGCAAGTGTCGGGTCTTGCCCGATCGACATTCTTCTATCACCAGTCACGACTCCAGGCTCCAGACCCCCAAGAGGCCCTCAAGGCCACAGTCACGGAGATCTTCACGACGAACCACGGCCGGTACGGGCACCGCCGTGTCCACACGGAACTGCTCAAGCAGGGCTGGATACTCGCGAAGAAGACCGTGCTGAAGCTGATGCGCACACTCGGGCTGGCCTGCAAGGTCCGGCGGAGGAAGCGCTACAACTCCTATCAAGGCGAACAAGGCACTGCCGCGCCTAACCTGCTGAACCGGGAGTTCGAGGCCACCGCCCCGAATCAGAAGTGGGTCACGGACGTGACTGAGTTCAGTGTCGGCGACCGGAAGCTCTACTTCTCGCCGGTCATGGACCTCTTTGACCGGCAGATCGTCGCCCATTCGATTAGCCCGTCCCCGAACCTTGCACTCACCAACTCTTCGCTCAAGCAAGCCCTCGCCTGCCTGGAACCCGGTCAACATCCGGTCGTGCATTCAGACCAGGGCTTCCAGTACCGTCACGCCTCATGGAAATCGCTCCTCAAGGACGCTGGCGCAGTCCAATCCATGTCCCGCAAGGGAAACTGCTACGACAACGCCGTGATGGAAAACTTCTTCGGTCACCTCAAGGAAGAGATGTTCCACCACGTTCGGTTCATCAGCACCGACGCACTGACCGCAAACCTAAACGAGTACATCCGCTGGTACAACAACGACCGGATCTCGACAAAGCTCGAGGGCCTGAGCCCGGTGCAACACCGAGCCCAGGCCCTCGCGGCTTAG
- a CDS encoding DUF501 domain-containing protein codes for MEHNTAAARDESRQPSAHDLEVLSRQLGRPVRDVVEIPARCVCGNPLVAATAPRLSNGTPFPTTFYLTHPVITSAVSRLEAAGVMNEMNEQLAGDEELSAAHRAAHEDYLAARNAIGERSGIGAVPEIDGISAGGMPTRVKCLHVLVGHSLAAGPGVNPLGDQALAGITEWWTADRCYCDGAWDTTGEAPSRDLSRHGPQGLPDIVGRPAPVRKSANTAGAPE; via the coding sequence GTGGAACACAACACGGCAGCCGCCCGGGACGAATCCCGCCAACCATCAGCGCACGATCTTGAAGTCCTGAGCCGCCAGCTGGGACGGCCGGTCCGCGATGTGGTGGAGATTCCTGCGCGCTGCGTCTGCGGCAATCCACTCGTGGCCGCCACAGCTCCCCGGCTCAGCAACGGGACCCCGTTTCCCACCACCTTTTACCTGACGCACCCGGTCATCACCTCGGCGGTGTCGCGGCTCGAAGCCGCAGGCGTCATGAATGAGATGAATGAACAGCTGGCCGGCGATGAGGAACTGTCCGCAGCCCACCGCGCAGCACACGAAGATTACCTCGCGGCCCGCAACGCCATCGGAGAGCGGTCCGGCATCGGCGCCGTCCCCGAGATTGACGGGATCTCCGCCGGGGGCATGCCCACGCGCGTCAAATGCCTGCACGTCCTGGTGGGGCATTCCCTGGCCGCGGGTCCCGGTGTCAACCCGCTCGGAGACCAGGCACTGGCCGGCATCACCGAATGGTGGACCGCGGACAGGTGCTACTGCGACGGCGCCTGGGACACCACGGGCGAGGCACCTTCCAGGGACCTGAGCCGCCACGGGCCGCAGGGCCTGCCGGACATCGTGGGCCGGCCGGCCCCGGTGCGGAAATCCGCCAACACGGCAGGAGCCCCGGAGTGA